From a region of the Paenibacillus sp. R14(2021) genome:
- a CDS encoding carbohydrate ABC transporter permease — MRLSLKLPQRLNRSWTGDILLFLVLAVVACFMALPLVFTISNAFKPLDEIFSFPPKLFVRNPTFKNFSDLIGIFSDSWVPFSRYVFNTFFIAIVGTAGHVVIASAAAYPLAKLTFPGKRFLFGLVVLSLMFTSYVTQVPNYMIISMLGLINTFWAILLPAFGMTLGLYLMKQFMEQIPDALLEAAKIDGASEYRIYWQIVMPIVKPAWLTLIIFSLQNLWTNGSVTSHKYIYSEQLKTVDYVFGQIANGGLARTGPVAAVTLLMMLVPITVFIVTQSNIIQTMSTSGLKE; from the coding sequence ATGAGACTGTCATTGAAGCTGCCCCAACGACTGAACCGCTCGTGGACGGGAGATATTCTTCTGTTTCTGGTGCTGGCCGTGGTCGCCTGCTTTATGGCGCTGCCGCTTGTATTTACGATCAGCAACGCGTTCAAGCCGCTGGATGAAATCTTCTCGTTTCCGCCGAAGCTGTTCGTGCGCAACCCGACCTTCAAGAACTTCTCGGATCTGATCGGCATCTTCAGCGACTCCTGGGTACCGTTCTCCAGATACGTGTTCAATACGTTCTTTATTGCCATAGTCGGCACAGCAGGCCATGTGGTCATTGCGTCCGCAGCGGCGTACCCGCTTGCCAAGCTCACGTTTCCGGGCAAAAGGTTCCTGTTCGGGCTCGTGGTGCTCTCCCTGATGTTCACGTCTTACGTGACCCAGGTGCCGAACTACATGATCATTTCCATGCTGGGGCTCATTAACACGTTCTGGGCGATTCTGCTGCCGGCCTTCGGGATGACGCTGGGGCTCTATCTGATGAAGCAGTTCATGGAGCAAATTCCGGATGCGCTGCTGGAAGCCGCCAAGATCGACGGGGCTAGCGAGTACCGGATTTACTGGCAGATCGTGATGCCGATCGTGAAGCCGGCCTGGCTGACGCTTATTATTTTCTCCTTGCAGAATTTGTGGACGAACGGCTCCGTGACGAGCCATAAATACATTTACAGCGAGCAGCTGAAGACGGTTGACTACGTATTCGGGCAAATCGCAAACGGCGGCCTTGCAAGAACGGGCCCGGTAGCGGCTGTGACGCTGCTCATGATGCTTGTGCCGATCACCGTGTTCATCGTGACGCAGAGCAATATCATTCAGACGATGTCTACATCGGGTTTGAAGGAATAA